TACTGGGGCCACATGGCGTCCAGCATGCCGGTGGCGATGCAGCCGCTGTTTCGGTGGAAGATGGACCAGGCGTGGCCGTGGAAACGGATCGATCAGATCGAGGTCGACCGCCCTGGGTTCGTCGAGCGGACGTTCGACTTCGTCGCGGCCAACGGGCCGCTGACGATCAAGGACCTGGACGACGTCGGGACGCGCGACGACGGGTGGTGGCGGTCGGAAGGCCGTGTCGTCCTGGAGTGGTTGTTTGCCAAGGGGCGCCTGACGGCGTGGCGCCGCCCCGACTTCACCCGCGTGTACGACGTGCCGGAGCGGCGTCTTCCCGCCACCGTGCTGGCGATGCCGACGCCCGATCCTGTCGATGCCCGTCGCGCGCTCGTCGCCATCGCCGCCCGCAGCCTGGGGGTGTTCACGCTGGGCGACGCGGCGGACTACTGGCGTTTCTTGCGTGCCGAAACCGCGGCGCGGCTGGCCGAGCTCGAGCGGAGCGGCGAGGTCGAGCGGGTTGCCGTCGAGGGCTGGTGCGAACCGACGTGGCTTGCGGTTGGCGCTGCCGAGCCGCGCCGCATCCGCGCCCGCGCGCTGCTGTCCCCGTTCGACCCGCTCGTCTGGTACCGCCCGCGGGCGCAGCGGCTGTTTGACTTCGCGTACCTGATCGAGATCTATGTGCCTGAGGCCAAGCGCGTCCACGGGTATTACGTGCTGCCGTTCCTGCTGGGCGAGGATCTGGTGGCGCGGGTCGACGTCAAGGCGGATCGGTCCGCGGGGCGGCTGCTGGTGCGGTCGGCATGGCTCGAGCCGGGTTATGACGCGGAGCACGTGGCGCGTGAACTGGCGGAGGTGCTGCGCGAGGCGGCGGCGGGGGTGGGGGCGGGGGAGGTCGTCGTCGAGGACAAGGGGGATCTGGCGGGGGCGTTAGGGCGGGCGGCGGGATGATCTCACGAGTTTTCGTGCTACACTGATTCTCGTGGAGGTGCTGATGGATGCCCAGAATGTGACGGTATCGCTGCCAAGGGATGTTCTGCTCAGGGTCAAGGTCATCGCCGCGCAGCGACGGACGTCGGTGTCGAGCCTGCTGACCGATGCGTTGGAGCAGCTCGTCGCCCGCGAGGATGCGTTTGTGCGAGGGCGCCGGCATCACCTGGCGGCGCTGGAGGCGCCAGCAGACCTCGGGACGAACGGTGTGATCCACGCAACCCGCGACGAACTTCATGCGCGAGGATGATCCGCGCACCTTTGTGGACACGAACATCCTCATCTACGCCCATGATCGATCGGCCGGGCACAAGCACGAGGTCGCCCGCGATCTGATCCGCTCGCTGTGGGACAGCGGCCGGGGCTGCTTAAGCGTTCAAGTGCTCCAGGAGTTCTACGTCAACATCACCCGCAAGGTGCCTCACCCGCTCAACGTTGCAGAGGCGGCCGACATCGTCTCCGATCTTTCCACGTGGGACGTCCATACGCCGACCGCGGCCGACGTGCTCGACGCGATACGTCTGGCAGAGCGCTACGGGATTACCTTTTGGGACGCGATGATCCTGGTCAGCGCGCAGTCGCTCGGCTGCGAAGTCGTGTGGTCGGAAGATCTCAACGCCAGCCAACGATATGGGAGCGTCCAGGTGCTGAACCCGCTAGCGGGCTGAGGTCACCCAACACCGTGGCGACCGTGAGCTGGGTCGCAATCCCGGCGCCGAGCGACGTGCCCGCAGTGCGACCGAGGACGGCGGCCGACGATGCCGGCCACCGCCGTCCTGAATTGGCCGAGCGCCGCCATGGGGCGGCACGACATTACGGCGCCCGCTCCGCGCCCTGAGGCGGCAGTTCGAGCGGATCGTCCGGGTGAGCCGCGTCCCACAGGACCGGCATCCCCGCGAAGGCCACCTTCAAGACCGTCGCCGGGTTCCTGAACGCCCCGTACGGAGGCAACCTCCTCATCGGTGTCGCTGACGACGGCACCCTGCACGGCCTCGAAACCGACTACGCCACGTTCTCCAAGCGCGGCCAGCGCGGCGACCGCGACCTCTTCGGCCAGCACCTCCAGAACCTCATCGTCGGCCGCCTCGGCGATGCCGCCGCCTCCCTCGTATCGTGGGAGTTCCACACGATGGACGGCCAGGACCTCTGCCGCGTCAGCGTCGAACCGGCCGACTTCCCGGTATACGAGGGCACAGGGGAGGACGACCGGACGCTCTGGTGGCGATACCCAGCGGGCACGAAGGCCGTGACGGATGGGGAGGAGGCGCGTCGGATCGTGCGGAGGAGGTTCGGGGTGGGTGTGGAGCGGTAGGATGGTTCGTGTCGCGGCCTGTCGTCACGCGCGGCCCGCGCCGCACACCTGTCCCGTATCAGCAAGTCACGGCCGGACCACGGACGGCAGGAAGAGGGGTCTGCACGGACCCACTGGATACATGCGACAGATGAGTCCTGAATCGTCGATGAACGGATTCCGGTTGCCCTGCATGTCGCGTCGCCCGATGATGTCATTGCGACGTCGTTCGCGCCCGTCCACCTGATCTTGTAGCGCCCATCGGACGAGCGTGCTGAGCCGGCCATAGCGTACGATCTCATCGAAGGGCGGGCCGCCGCTGCTCTCCGGCACGTTTTCGCCGAGCTGCAACTTTGGCTCATCGTCGCACGCCCCTGCCGACGGCATGACCGCGCTGGTCGGCCCGCCGTCGTAGCGCACGTCCATATAGAACAGCGCCCTGGCGATGTCGCCGCGGCGCTCGATCCACACTTCGAAGACGTCCCGGCCGTCGGCGTCCTCACCGCGCTGGTTCTGATTCGGGGAGGGCGTGCCTGACGGCATCGGTGTGCAGTCATGGTGACAGTCATCGAACGGGTGGTTCGAGTGACCAGAGCTGCCGTTCGCGATCGGGTGCGCAGCGAAGAGGTGATGGGCGTCCGAGAGGGGAACATTGCACGCCCCCTCCTCGGCGAATCCGCGCGACGACGGCCAGACGTGCTCAATGTCCCAGGGCCGCCGCGGAGTGCCGATCTTGGCGACCTTGTTCATACTCTCGCCGAAGTAGATGTCGATCACGTTCTCCGGAGTCGCGGGATCTTCTTCCGTTTCCGTGAGGATGCGTGTCGCCACGGTTTCCGGTGCCCCCCTCCTCATGTGACCGCTCGCCGCGCACGAGTGCACGCGAGCGTGCAGCGCGTTACCGCGGAGCGCCGCCCCAATCACGCACGGTGTCGCAGTAGGCGACGGTGTTGGCATCGGGGGCTGTGCGCGCACGGACGCATGCCGCCGCGCAGCGACCGTCGCGAGTGCGACAAGGAGGCTGATGACGACGAGCGCGAATTGTGCGACGGCCGTTCTGGGGGGCGGCATGCGTCGGCGACGATACATCGCCCTCTTGACGTCGGCAAGCCCTTGCCCCTATGGCGTCCAACAGCCTGAAATTGGGTCGATGCTCACGTGAGCATCCTTTCCCGCGGTCCGGCGCCGTCCTTCAGTTCCGGCCGACGATACCATCCACACCACATCATCACGGACTCGACAACGCCAAGCTAGCGGGCGACCGCCGGCGGTTCCACCGCTGCCGGTGCGTCTTCGTCCGTCCGCGGCATGTCGTGTGTACGCACCGCGTTGGCGCTCCCCTTCAGATCGCCCTGGCCGAAAGTGGTCGCTTCGGTACCGAGTTCCCCGAAGTGGTTGATCTCGGTCGTCCCGCCCTGTACGCCGCGCCGGCGGCCGATCGTCGTCAGACCGCTCGAGCTCTTCTTGCGGACCTTGCCCCTAATCGGTGCTTCTTTGGCGCCCATGATCTCCACTCCATTCGCGGCATCGAACTCCTATCATCCCCCCTCTGCACGGACCGCGTAATCGGCCATTGTCCCGATGCCGCGTCGGCGCTGTCCTACACGTCGTGTGCGGACGATCGGCGGGCGGGTCGCGGGCAGGAGGGCGTGGATTGGGTGGACGAGGCGCTGTCGGGAGCGGGCGGATGGCCCGCGCTACTGCAAGCTGAACGGCGGATACTCGTCCGTCACGAGCAGGAAGGCGTAGGCGGACACGCGCATCCACCAGCGCGCGACGCCGACGACGAAGTCGAACAGCGGGCGCGGGTAGCGGCCGGTGAAGAGGATCGCGAACCAGGCGATGATCACCGCGACGAAGGCGGCGAGCGAGAGAAAGATCAGCACGATGTAGTGCGGGATCGCCAGCAGCCACTTCACCAGGGCCAGCCAGGGATTCAGCTCCAGCTCCACGTTCGGGTAGTCGACGTCCAGGTGGACGGACTGCGCCTCGACGGTGGACGGGTACACGTCGGTGAGCAGGGCCATGTACGCCCCGACCCGATTCCCGAAGCGCGCCAGCTCGAGCTGGAAGTCGAACCACCAGCGCGGATAGTGCTTGCGAAAGGCGATCATCAACGCCGTGGCGATCGTGAGCTGGGCCGCGATCCCGGCGCCCGCCGACCGCGCCGTCCGGATGATCTCGCCCCCATCCCGGAACCGCCTCGACGGTTTCCGGTCTGGCCGCCCCCGCGATCAGGCCGAAGATGATGAGGATGGGGATGGCCCAGATGATCCGGAAGAAGGTGGTCATCCGGTCCAGGCTTTCGGGATAGTCGACGTCGAAGCGAGCGGCATACGGGGCGGACTCGGGCACGATGCGCCTCCAGGTTGGGATCGATTGGCGGGCGAACTTGTACCAGCGACGATGCGGAAGGACAAGGATGCCGGTGGACAAGGCGACGGCCGTCGACGTTTGCGCCGAGCGACGTGCTCGCTGCGTGCCCGAGGACGGCGGCGGCAATGTGGGCCGCCGCCGTCCTCGCGTGGCCGAGTGCCGCCGTCGTGTGGCGGCACGACATTACGCCGCCGGTTCTGCGACCTGCAGCGGCAGATCGAGCGGATCCTCCGGGTGTGCCGCATCCCACAGGGCCTTGTAGCCGGCGTCGTCCAAGCCGATGTTCCCGCGGTTGGCGATCTCGCCGACGTAGCGGTCGAGGGCCGCGAGGCCGGTTGCAAGCTCCCGGTCGACGACGATCGCCATATGGATGTGGCCGTCGCGGCGGATCGCGGGGCGGAACCGGCCGATACCGTCGACCTCGACCGGGACCCCGCTGCGGCCGTACTGCAGCAGGACCTCGTGCAGCTCGCGCAGGACCATGAGCATCTGGCCGTGCTTGAACCCGGTCCGTCCGGCCAGCAGCTGGGCCAGCTCGACGGTGGTGGCCGTACGGCTATAGACGAGCCGCGGGCCGTGGACGTGGAACGCCTCCAAGAACGACGCCATCGTGAGACCTCCTTCAAGGGCGGGTGCCGGCGCGTGCCGGCGGTTGAATCGATGGCGCACAGCGTACGGGGTGGTAGAGGGGTGTGAACGGCGCTTGGCCGCCGCGTGGCCGCTGATTGCCCGACGCTGGGGGGGCGGGAGCGGATCGCTTGGGGGAATCGGCGAGGTCGCTGAAGCGAATCGCGGGAATCACCGGAGGGAATCGGGGGATTCGCTCGAGGGACGCGCGCGAAGGCCCCCAATAGGCGACAACTTAAGGCGAACCATCAATCCGCTGCCCGGCCCCACCCGACCGTGAACGGCCGGGCGGACGGCGGTCTCGAACATCCCGAACAATTACACAACTTTCATCAGCCGTTGATTTGTCGCGGCGCTCTCAATGGCCTGACCACACGGCCGCGTCACGCCGAGTCGGCATAGGCGTCGGTTCGCCCTACAACCGTTAATCGGCCGCAGCCCGCACGACTGTGTCGTCGTCGAGATCGAGAACCGCTGCCGCGGGTTACCGTGGCAACTCCAGATCGGACCGTTTTCGCGGCGCGACCTGCGCCCCAGGTGCCGGGGGCGCAGCTGGCTCGGCTGTCGGCACTCCATCCGTCGATGGACTTTCGCCAGCGCCTTCCGCGACGGCGCCCCCCTGCAGATCCCCCTGCCCGAACGTGCTCGTCTCGGTCCCGAGTTCCCCGTAGTGGTTGATCTCGGTCGTCGCGCCTTGGACGCCTCTCCTGCGGCCGATCGTCGTGTGCCCGCTCGAACTCTTCTTGCGAACCTTGCCGGTGATCGGGGCTTCTTTCGCGGGCATGTTCTGCTCTCCTGTCGCATGCCCGCCGACCGCGGACTTCGTAATCGAACCCCCATCATCTTCACGCGCATCCGGCCGCGGTATCGGCGATCGCCCCGACGCCGTGTCGGCGCCGTCCTACGCGGCGCCGCCAGTGCATTGTTGGGCCGGTTTGACTGGCGCGCGTGCTGACTGGCGCACGCGCAGACGTGCATGCCATCATGCGCCGCAACGCGCGCCGCGTGCGTATCGCGGCGCATGCTCCCATCCCACCACGCACGCAACTGGAGGCCCGCTCGTGATCCGCTCGACCGCCCGCTATCGGACGATGTCCTGCGCCGCTCTGTCCGCCCTGGCCCTGGCAGCCGTCGCGGGCTGTGCCGTCAGCCCGGAGAGCGGCGGCACACTCTCACGTGAGGAATTCCTGAAGCAGGGCAACACGATCTGCGCAGAGGGCAACGCGGAGGTCGCCGCCGCAGTGCCCGAGTCCGAGGTCCCAGGGCCGCCTTCCGGCCCGGAAGGCGAGGCGTTCTTCCAGACGATCGTAACGGTCAGCAAGAAGCAAATGGACGGGGTGGAGGCCCTCAAGGCGCCGGCGGACCTCAAGCCCGAGGTGGACTCCATCCTCAGCGACGCTCGCGCGATCCTGGCCGATATCGAAGCGAAGGGGAGTGAGGAGCTGTTCGCCTCCGAAGAGGATCCATTCGCGGCGGTGAACGAGCGGCTCAAGGCGATCGGGCTCACGGAGTGCGCCGAGGAGCCGGCGGAGTAGGCGCGGCGATCCGGACCGCCCGGCCGGGGCCGGCGGCCGAAGGCATCAGGCCGCCGCCTCGGCCGGCGTCGAAGCTCCCGCCGCGCCGGCCGTGTCGTAGGCGCTGAGCGCCCGGTACGCCCGGGTCCGCATCGCCCCGACCGTCACGGCCAGGCCGAGGCAGCCGACGACGACGAACACGAGCCGAGGCCGCGGTCGGGACCCGTCCCGAACCACGGCCCGAGCTGCGCCACGCCGGCGCCGGTCGTCATGTACGGGATGAACACGAACTCGGCGATCGGGCCGATGAGGAACGCCGTGATCGGCGTGGCGGCCTGCTCGACGCTCTGCGCGAACCCGAACACCCGTCCCTGGCGCTCGGGCGAGACGACCTTCTGGAGGATCGTCTGCTCGGCCGCCTCGGCGACCGGCGCCAGGCTGAGCCAGACGAACATCCCAGCGGTCAGCAGGACGATCGAGGCCCGCAACGGGAAGGCGATGCACGCCGCCCACATGGCGATGTTGGCGGCGAACAGCGCGCGCAGCGGGCGGGCGCCGAGGCCGAACCGCGCCACCGCGATGCCGCCGACGATGAACGCAACGCTCAGCCCACCCCAGAGCGCGCCCCAGACCTGGACCGAGACGAGCAGCAGCCCGTAGGCGTCCATGAGCGCCATGAAGACGCCGCCCAGGAAGTTGTTGAACGTCTGGAAGAAGATGAGGCCGAACAAGCCGGGCACGGCCCGGACGGCCGCGATCGTGCCGCGCAGGTCGATGCCTGGCCGGGCGGGCACCTCGGGTACGACCTCGACGGCGGCGTGGATGACAGATGGGTGAATGGCTGGGGGCACGACGTCGCCCGCAGCTGCGTCGGCCGGCGGCACGTCCGGGATCGTCAGGTGGACGAGATCCGCCACGACGAGCGCCGTCAGCCCGATCGCCAGGACGAGCATCCACGTCACGCCGAGGTAGCCGATCGCCAGGCCGCTGAAGATCGACGCGGCCAGGAACGCGACGCCGTTCGCCGTTCCGACGAGGCCGTTCGCCCGGTCGCGCATGTCCGCGGGGACGAGCGTCGTCACGAGCGTCGAGAGCGTGATCCCGCGCAGGTTGCCGGCGATCGCCCCGATCAGGGTGCACAGGACGAATGCCCAGAGCGGCCAGTTGGCCGCGCTGCGAAAGGCGGACGGCGGATGGCCGGCGTAGACGCCCGCCGCGACGGAATAGAGGGCGAGCGACGCGAGGCTGGAGGCGAGCATCGCCGCCTTCTTGGGATAGCGGTCCACGATCGTCCCGAGCGCGAAGCCGGACAGGGCGACGGTGACGGTGTAGATCCCGGCCATGACGGACGTGGCGATGACGGATCGCGTCTCGAGGTAGACCCAGAACGTGACGGCGAACCAGACGAACGTGTTGACGACCGAGGCGACGAGGGAGTTGGCGAGGATGCGGTGGAAGAGCGACATGGCGGTGCTCGCGGGAGAGGCTGAGAGGGGAGAGGCGGGATGCGAAGCGTGGTGTGAGCGGGCGAAGCGAGGATAGAACGGATGTTCCATGCGGTCAAGCGAATCCAACGTTGTCGCGACCGCACGAAGGGACAATCCTGTGCGAAACGACGCCGCCCATCCGTGCGTAGGTCGTCGGAGTGCACCGCCGCCTTCATCGCCACGAGGACCCCACGATGATCGACCTGCCCCCGCCGCTACGGTCCGAACCCCAGTCTGGCGCCGACGACGCGATGGATCGGCATTTGGCCTTCGTCGCGGGCGCCGTGATGGCCCTCTCTTCCCTGCGCTCCGATCCCATTCGACAGATCGGCGCCGGGATCTTCACCGTCGTCCTGGTGGGATTGGGCGTCTGGGCGCTCGTTGCGGCGCGCCGAACTGCGCGGTACGGCTTCGAGCACGGTCCGTTCGGCTTCCGGAACCCGAAGCCGAACGCCGAGTGGCGGCCGTGGTCGGTGGTCGATACCGTGCGAGTGAGGCGCGGCGAGGTCGTCCTGCTCGACGACGCCGGGCGGCGGATGGCGGGGTTTTCCATCGTTGTGGAAGGGTTTCAGGATGCGCTGGACGAAGTGATGGCCGCGTGCCCGTCTGCGGTGCCCGTCCCGCCGCTCCCGGTCACGTTCGACGGACGCGCAGCCAGGGGCGGCCGGATCCGATGGGTTGCCGGCGTGCTGAGCGCCCTTGTGTTCGCGGTCGGCGGCGGGTTGCTCGCATCGTACGGCGGGGCCCCCGGCGCCCTCGCGGCCTTCGCGGTCGTGACGATCGGCGTCCTGGCGGGCCTCGCGCCGCTGGCGTACGCGGGCTATCGCAAGTCACGCGATGCGATCATCGAGACGACCGTCGATGCTGCGGGCATCACGATCCGCACTCGGGAGGACGATCTCCGGATCGAGCGTGAGGCGGTCCGCGACGTCCGGGTCGTCTGGGGCGACCCGGACTGGCGGGAGCGGCGGGCGCGGCAGCGGTGGTGGGAGCGGCGGGAGCGGCAGGAGCCGGGCTACCGCGTCGTCGTCCGGGACCGCGCCGCGACGCTCGTGACGATCGCCCCGCCGTCCGTCGACGCGGTGGCGCTGTATGCGGCGGTCAGGGCGATGCGGGCGGCGAACGGCGACAGGTAGGATCAACAGGTAGGAGCACAAGTAACATCGGGTCGTGGCATGCCCGACGACCGCGACACAGGAAGCACCACCATGACGCCCAAGCCCGTAACCCCGCTGCCGACCAAGCGCTGGATCGACGTCCCGCCGCAGACGCTCGTCGTCCGCGCCGTGTCCGTCAGCGCGATCGCCTTCGCAGCCATCCTGGCTGCCACGTGGGTCATCGCCACATTGCTGCAGGCCAAGGGCGCGACCGTCGATCCTTGGACCGTGCTGGGCAACGTGTCCGCCGCCGCCGCCGTCTCGATCACGATCGGCGGCGGCCTCCTGCTGTGGGCGCAGCTCGTCCAGTCGCACCGCGAGCGATCGCGGGCGGCGTTCACGGAGGCGTTCATGCTGCTCATGCAGGACGAGCAGATCGAGGCGCGCCGGTGGGTGTACGGCCTGCCGGACGATGTCGCGGCGGCGCATGCCGAGATCATCGAGACCGATGACAACCGCGCCCGGTACAAGCGGGTCGTCAACGCCTTGGACTACCTCGGCTTCCTCGTCGCGTTCCATCCCGGCGCGGACGATGAGGTGATCCGGTGGACGAGCCCGATCGTCCGCAAAACGTGGGCGAAGCTCGGGCCGGTGATCGACGACGAGGCGCGGCGGCGGGAGGAGCCGGACTACTACGCCGCCGCCCGCGCGCTGGCGGCGCGGTGCGCGGCGCGGGATCGGCCGGTGGGGGGCGAGGTGGCAGCCGGGAGGTGGGTGGAGGGGGCGTTGTAGTGGGCCGGAAGGTCGATTCGCGACCGGCCCTGAGCGGATCGTATGACCTCCGCTCGATCACCCGTCCCCGATCACGTCCTCGCGCATGTCCGCCACGATGATCTCCGCCAGCTCCTCGGGTGTTTGGCCCGGTGCGAGCGTCAGACCATCCCGCGCTTGTGCGTGGCCAAGAAGTACTTCTCGAAGGCGAGCTTGGCCCAGTGCGCCTCGGGGCCGGGGATCAACCACGCGTGCCCGCGCGGCTCGAGCAGGTGGTCGGAGGTCGCGATGATCCCCGTGTTGCCCGCGTCGAGGACGCACTTGGCGTCGATGGCGCCCGGAGAGAGGCTCACCTTGGGGTGGCCCTCGATGTCGGCGACGATGTTGTGGACCACCACCTTCGCCATTTCCTCCGAGAGGTAGCCGGTCTTCGGCACGCCGCAAGGGACCTCGGTCGGGCCCGGCGGATCGACCTGCACGGCGACGCCGGCGGCGTAGACCTCGGGGTACTTCTCGGTCTGGTACGTCTCCTTCACCTTCACGAACCCCGCGGCGGTGGTGACGTCGGCGCACGCGCGTACCGCGTCGACGCCGAGGAAAGACGGCGCGAACATCGCGAACGAGTGCTTGAGCACCTGCCCGTCGGAGAGCTCGACTTCGCCGCGCCGGAACTCCTTCACGCCCACGTTGGTGATGCCGGTGATGTGCAGGTTCTTGAAGAACCACTCCGTCATCTTCGTGCCGGGGCCGAAGCCGCCGATGCCGAAGTGGGCGAGGAACGGCTCGGCGGTGACGAAGGTGAGCGGCGCCTTGTCGGTGATGCCGTGCTTCTTCAGCTGGTGCGCAAAGTTGAACAGGAATTCGTAGGCGGCGCCGAAACAGCCGGTGCCTTGCGCGCCGCCGATGACGACAGGGCCGGGGTTCTCCAGGAACGCGTCGAAGGCGACCTTGGCGCGCTCGGCGGCGTCGATCGAGAAGATGGACTGAACGTTGCCTTCCTCGGGGGTGAAGCCGGGGATCGCGGCGTAGTTGAGCTTCGGGCCGGTGGCGATGACGAGGTAGTCGTACTCGAGCTTCTGGCCCTGCTTCGTCTCCACCCGCTTCTCGGGCAGGTCGAGCAGGACAGCCTCGTCGTGAACGAAGTGCACGCCCTTCTTCTCGAAGACCGGCTGGAGCGGGAACATGATGTCCGCGCGCGTGCGCAGGCCGAACGGCACCCAGATCATGGACGGCATGAACAGGAAGTCCGCCGCCTTCGAGACCACGGTGACGTCGACCTCATCGGCCAGCTTGTTCTTGAGCTCGATGGCCGCGGTCATCCCCGCGAAGCTGCCGCCCAACACCACGATCCTCTTCGACATGCAGAGCCTCCGTTTCTTGAGCGGCTGACCTTACGTTGAACGCAGGGGGCGCGCAAGCCCGATTACCTCGGCTTCCTCGTCACCTTCCACCCGAACGCCGCCACGCCGAGATCACGTACGTGAGTACCCCCGGTAGGACTCGAACCTACGCACGCGGTTTAGGAAACCGCTGCTCTATCCACCTGAGCTACGGGGCGTGTGGTCTCTCCACCCGGTCCACCCGGACCCATCCGCCGAACGCACCGGGCACCCATCGCCACGGCCGAGAAGTATAGACGCGTCGACGACTAGGGCTGCGCGTCCGTCGACTGGCATGCTCCATGGGGCGGAACCGACTCGGCGGTCCCGATGCTCCGTGGCTACGCGCCCCCTCTGCCACCGCCGCCACCCGGAACCCCGTGACGTCCAACCGGATGTCGGGCAGGTTGTTCCCCGGTACGCGCACCGCGCATTCCCCTGCACGTAGCTCCACTCCCCGCCCCGCAGCACGCGGCACACCGACGAGGGCGCAGCGGGTTCCTCGCGTCCGTCGCGCGTGTCGTACGGATACGGGAACTGCGGGGGCTCGCTGTCGTCGGCACTGCCGCCGAAGAGGCTCGCGGTCCACTCGGTGGTGTTGCCGGCCATGTCGGCCACGCCGAACGGGCTGTCGCCCTCGACGAAGACGCCTACCGGAGTCGTGCGCCACACCCGCGCCTCGTTCGTGTTGGCCCCGAGCCGGTCCCAGGCGTCACCCCACGGATACGCGCGACCGTCACGGCCGCGGGCTGCGGCTTCCCACTCCACCTCGGTCGGCAACCGCAGATCCCGGCCCATCTGGGCGCTCAGCCAGGCGCAGTACGCCCGCGCCTCGTACCAGCACAGCCCCACCACGGGCTGGGTCGGTCGATTGAAACGCTCGTCCCCCCAGAACCGCGGCTCGGTCTCGCGCTTGGCGGGCCAGCGATCGTCGAGCGCCAGCTCGAACGCCTCCTCGTCCAGCGTCAACCAGGCGCGCCAACGCTCGAGCACGTCC
The window above is part of the Candidatus Avedoeria danica genome. Proteins encoded here:
- a CDS encoding YcaQ family DNA glycosylase, with the protein product MRTLTLAAARRIALAAQGFADPLPSGRPDVRHLRRVVDRVAAVQLDSVNVFARAHHMPFASRLGWPAPRIVDRHMNETGELFEYWGHMASSMPVAMQPLFRWKMDQAWPWKRIDQIEVDRPGFVERTFDFVAANGPLTIKDLDDVGTRDDGWWRSEGRVVLEWLFAKGRLTAWRRPDFTRVYDVPERRLPATVLAMPTPDPVDARRALVAIAARSLGVFTLGDAADYWRFLRAETAARLAELERSGEVERVAVEGWCEPTWLAVGAAEPRRIRARALLSPFDPLVWYRPRAQRLFDFAYLIEIYVPEAKRVHGYYVLPFLLGEDLVARVDVKADRSAGRLLVRSAWLEPGYDAEHVARELAEVLREAAAGVGAGEVVVEDKGDLAGALGRAAG
- a CDS encoding endonuclease, coding for MATRILTETEEDPATPENVIDIYFGESMNKVAKIGTPRRPWDIEHVWPSSRGFAEEGACNVPLSDAHHLFAAHPIANGSSGHSNHPFDDCHHDCTPMPSGTPSPNQNQRGEDADGRDVFEVWIERRGDIARALFYMDVRYDGGPTSAVMPSAGACDDEPKLQLGENVPESSGGPPFDEIVRYGRLSTLVRWALQDQVDGRERRRNDIIGRRDMQGNRNPFIDDSGLICRMYPVGPCRPLFLPSVVRP
- a CDS encoding FAD-dependent oxidoreductase produces the protein MSKRIVVLGGSFAGMTAAIELKNKLADEVDVTVVSKAADFLFMPSMIWVPFGLRTRADIMFPLQPVFEKKGVHFVHDEAVLLDLPEKRVETKQGQKLEYDYLVIATGPKLNYAAIPGFTPEEGNVQSIFSIDAAERAKVAFDAFLENPGPVVIGGAQGTGCFGAAYEFLFNFAHQLKKHGITDKAPLTFVTAEPFLAHFGIGGFGPGTKMTEWFFKNLHITGITNVGVKEFRRGEVELSDGQVLKHSFAMFAPSFLGVDAVRACADVTTAAGFVKVKETYQTEKYPEVYAAGVAVQVDPPGPTEVPCGVPKTGYLSEEMAKVVVHNIVADIEGHPKVSLSPGAIDAKCVLDAGNTGIIATSDHLLEPRGHAWLIPGPEAHWAKLAFEKYFLATHKRGMV
- a CDS encoding DUF4389 domain-containing protein, producing MIAFRKHYPRWWFDFQLELARFGNRVGAYMALLTDVYPSTVEAQSVHLDVDYPNVELELNPWLALVKWLLAIPHYIVLIFLSLAAFVAVIIAWFAILFTGRYPRPLFDFVVGVARWWMRVSAYAFLLVTDEYPPFSLQ
- a CDS encoding ATP-binding protein, whose protein sequence is MPAKATFKTVAGFLNAPYGGNLLIGVADDGTLHGLETDYATFSKRGQRGDRDLFGQHLQNLIVGRLGDAAASLVSWEFHTMDGQDLCRVSVEPADFPVYEGTGEDDRTLWWRYPAGTKAVTDGEEARRIVRRRFGVGVER
- a CDS encoding PIN domain-containing protein — encoded protein: MREDDPRTFVDTNILIYAHDRSAGHKHEVARDLIRSLWDSGRGCLSVQVLQEFYVNITRKVPHPLNVAEAADIVSDLSTWDVHTPTAADVLDAIRLAERYGITFWDAMILVSAQSLGCEVVWSEDLNASQRYGSVQVLNPLAG
- a CDS encoding CopG family transcriptional regulator, yielding MDAQNVTVSLPRDVLLRVKVIAAQRRTSVSSLLTDALEQLVAREDAFVRGRRHHLAALEAPADLGTNGVIHATRDELHARG